GAGGGGCTCCTTGACGCAGAGGTCCACACCGCCGATCGCGTCCACGACGCCCACGAAACCGCCGAAGCCGATCTCCGCGTAGTGGTCGACGCGGATGCCGGTGGCCTTCTCGACCGTCCGCACCAGCAGCTTGGGGCCGCCGTACGCGAAGGCGGCGTTGAGCTTGTTGGAGCCACGCCCCGGGATCGGCACGTACGAGTCGCGCGGGAGGCTGAGCAGCGTGGTGCCGCCGTCGCCGTAGTGCACCAGCATCATCGAGTCGGTGCGGCGTCCGGAGCCCCCTCCGGTGGCGTACTCCTTGCGCTGCTTCTTCGACAGGCCCTCACGGCTGTCGGAGCCGACGACGAGCCAGTTGGTGCCGGGAGTGTCGGCGGGACGGCCCTCATAGTCGCCGAGGACGTCCTCGCGCTGGAGCCGCGAGTCGAGGAAGAAGTAGCCGCCGACCACGAAGAGCAGCATCAGGGCCACGAGGATGCCCGTCACCCTGGGCCAGCGCCGGCGGCGCGGGCCGGCGGCGCGACGGGAGGTGCGCCCACCCGGGGGCACGGCGCCTCGGGACGGCGGGCGGCCGGGAGGCCCTTGGCGGTGGCCCTGACCGTCGTCGTACGGGTCTTGGCCGTGACCGTCGTCAGGCCCCTCGGCGGACCCGCGCGCCACCGACTCGTCATAGCCGAAGGCGCCGTGATCGTAGCCCCGCCCGTGACGGCCGCCGAGGGTGTCATGATCACCGGCCTGGGGCGGGATCCGCTCGGTCGGTGCCTCCACTCCGCGGTTCCGCCGCTCCTCTGTCATGACGCCCAACATATTCAAACCGGGACGTTCCCGTGTCCATCTCTCGCATGATGACGAGCCCTCTCCTGTCGGTCTGAAGTGTGATACCTGCCATGGAATCCGCCGAGCCCGGAGGCAGACTTGAGCCTCGTGACTCGGGCGAAGCGAGGGGGCTGGATGGCGGCACGCCGGCGTTTCCCGCCGTGGAGGAAGGGCGGGAGGGGCCGGCGCGACGACTCCGCGCCGGCCCCGGCCGACCGACCGCAGGTCGTCGCGCCCGGCTGGATGGAACGGGCCGGCGAGATGGCCGAGACGGGGCTGGGCACGATGGCCCGGCGGCTGCCCGCGCTGGTCGCGCAGTCGGTGCGGCTCGCGTGGCGGGCGAGCCCGTCGGACACGATCGTGACGATCTCCCTGAACCTGGCGGCCGGGTTCTTCACCGCGTTCGGGCTGCTGGCGACCACCGGGGTCCTCACCGCGTTGTTCTCGTCCGGGCCGACCCCCGACCGGGTGCGCGACGCGCTGCCGTCGCTGGTGGTGGTGGCCGTGGCGGCGGGGCTGCGGGCGGCGTTGCAGGCGGGCGCGGGCTGGGCGCAGTCGCGGCTGAAGCCCCAGGTCGAGCGGATCGTGGAGATGCGCCTGTACGACCTGACCACGGCGGTCGACCTGGCCGCCCTGGACGACTCGGACTTCCTCGACGAGCTCAACCGGGCCAAGGGCCCCGGCCTGTACGCCGCGCCGGCCGTCGTCTCCGGGGCCGTCGACATCCTCACCGGCTCCGTCGGCGTGCTGGCAGCGGCGGGCACCCTGGGGGTGCTGCACCCGCTGCTGCTGCCGCTGCTCCTGCTGACGGCCGTTCCCGAGGGCTGGGCGTCGGTGCGGGCCGCGCGGACCCGGTATCTGACGATGCTGTCGCTGGTGGGGGTGCGCCGCCGCAAGTGGATCCTGTCGGACCTGATGGCCGAACGGGAGCACGCCGCCGAGATCCGCTCGTTCACCATGCGGGACTTCCTGCTGGAGGAGTACGACACGCTCGCCGCCCAGGAGCGGGACGCCGAGCTGGCGGTGGCGCGGCGGCAGACGGTCGCGGTGGTGATCGGCGACGTGATGAAGGGCGTGTCGCTGGCGGCCGTGTACTCGACGCTCGGGCTGATGCTGTGGAACGGCGCGGTGCCGCTGGCCGTCGCGGGCACCGCCGTCCTGGCCATCCGCACCGGGCAGGGCGCGCTCGCCAACCTGGTGTTCGCCGTCAACCGGTGCTACGAGGAGGGCCTGTACTTCGGCGACTACATCCGCTTCTGCGAGGACGCCGAGCGCCGGGTGCCCGCGCCGCCCGAGGCGGACCCGGCGCCCGTCCCCGACGATTTCGAGCGGATCGTGGTGGACGACCTCACGTTCACCTATCCGGGGGCCGACAGGCCGTCGCTGCGGAGCGTGTCGATCGAGGTGCGCCGGGGCGAGGTCGTCGCCCTCGTCGGCGAGAACGGCTCGGGCAAGAGCACGCTCGCCAAGATGATGGCGGGCCTCTACCGGCCCGAGGGCGGCGACGTGCGGTGGGACGAGGTGTCGCTGGCCGCCATGGACCCGGGGCGGCTGCGCGAGCGGATCTCCGTGATCGCGCAGGACTACACGCACTGGCCGATGACCGCCCGGCAGAACATCACCATGGCGCGGAACGCCGACGAGGAGATGGTCCTGACGGCCTCGCGGGCGTCGGGCGCCGACGAGGTCGTCGCCGAGCTCGGCCACGGCTACGACACGCTGCTCGACCGTCGGTTCGAGGGCGGCGCCGAGCTGTCGGGCGGCCAGTGGCAGCGGCTGGCGGTGGCCCGCGGCTTCTACCGGGACGCGCCGCTGCTGATCTGCGACGAGCCGACCGCCGCGCTGGACGCCCGCGCCGAGCACATGCTGTTCGAACGGATCCGCGAGCACGCGGACGGCCGGACGGTCCTGCTGATCACGCACCGGCTCGCCAGCGTGCGGTACGCCGATCGGATCTACGTGCTGGAGCAGGGCAAGGTGATCGAGGAGGGCGACCACGACGCGCTGATGGCGACGGGCGGCCTCTACGCGGAGCTGTACGCGCTCCAGGCGTCCGCGTACCGCGTCTCCCCCGGAGGGGCCTAGCCGAAGGGCTACAGGTACGAGCCGGGGAAGGGCGCCTCGCCGGGCCGGCGCGGCGGCAGGTCCTCGGGGCGCAGCAGCCGCACCTCCTCGGCGTCGATGTCGCCGTCCCCGCTGGTGATCCGCTGCGCCTGCCGGGAGATCGCCGCGTCCAGCAGGTTGCGGATCAGGCGCGCGTTGCCGAACGAGGCGCTGCGCGGCTCGGCGGCCAGCCGGGACCGCACCTCCTCCACGACCCCGTCGGTCAGTCCGAACCCGTTCTCCGCGGTCATGAACTCCAGGATCGACACCAGCTCGTCGGAGGTGTAGTCGGGGAAGCTCAGCACCTTGGGGAAGCGGGAGTCCAGCCCGGGGTTGGACTTGAGGAACCGCTCCATCTCGGCCTCGTACCCCGCCACGATCACCACCAGGTCGCTGCGGTGCTCCTCCATCAGCTTGAGCAGCTCGGCGACCGCCTCGTGCCCGAAGTCGCCCTTGTCGTGCCCGGCCATGGTCAGCGAGTACGCCTCGTCGATGAACAGCACGCCGCCCAGCGCGCGTTCGACCGCCGCCCGCACCCGGGGCGCGGTCTGCCCGATGAACTCGGCCACCAGGTCCGCCCGCGAGACCTCCACCAGGTGCCCGGACGACAGCAGGCCCAGCCGGGCGTACACGGCGGCGATCAGCCGGGCGATGGTGGTCTTGGCGGTGCCGGGGTTGCCGGCGAACACCATGTGCCGGGTCGGGGAGCCGATCGGGATCCCGGCGTCGCGGCGGATCCGCTCGGCCTTGGCCTCGGCGACCAGCAGGCCGACCTCGTGCTTGATGGTGTCCAGCCCGATCAGCCGCTCGATCTCGGTGAGCGGGTCGCCCTCGGGCAGCTCGCCCGCCCAGGCCGAGCCCAGGGTCCCCGGCAGGTCGTCGAGCAGGATCTCCGACAGCGACTCGTCCTCGTCCACCACGTCGTCGGCCAGCACCCGGCGGCCCTGCAGCGCCACCGCCCGGTCCAGCAGTTTGACCATCAGGCGGGCGTTGGCGAAGCCGCGTTCGCGGGGGGCGGCCTGCACCAGCCCGCGCACGCGCTCCAGGACGCCCTCGCCGAGCCGGAAGCCCTCGTCCTCGGCCTTGGCGGTGAACACGCTCACCAGCTCGTCGTCGGTCAGGTCGGGGAATCGCACCGTCTTGGGGAAGTAGGCGGCCAGCTCCTGGTTGGCGCGCAGCAGCCCGTTCAGGTCGGCCTCGGGCCCGGCCAGCACCACCACCAGCTCGTCGGGGTGCGCCTGGATCGCGGCGACCAGGGCCCCCACGGCCTCGCGCAGCCGGGCCGCGTCGGCCGCGCCCGGGGTGGAGGCGAGGTTGTGGGCGTCGTCGACGAACAGCACCCCGCCGAGGGCGTGCTCGACGGCCCGCCGGACCTTGGTGCCGCTCTCGCCGGTGAACTCCCCCAGCAGATCGGCACGGTCCACCTCGACCAGGTGCCCGGCGGGCAGCACGCCGAGGTCGGCGTAGATCCGGCCCAGGATCCGGGCGATCTTCGTCTTGCCGGTGCCGGGGTTGCCGGTGAAGACCAGGTGGCGGGGCCGGGCGGCCACCGCCATGCCCGCCTCGCGGCGCAGCCGGGCCGCCTTGGCCTCGGCCGCCAGCGCGCTGACCTCCCGCTTGACCGGCTCGATCCCGGCGCAGGCGGCCAGCTCGGCCAGCGGGTCCGCGTGCGCGGCGCGGCCGGGGATCAGCCGCTGCGGCAGGTCGGCGGCGGTGATCTCGGCGGGCTCCCCGCGGCCCGCGGCGCTCTCGGCGCACTGCGCGGCCAGGTGCTCCACCAGCCGGGCGCCGCGCAGGTTGAGCAGCGGCGGCGTGCGGGTCAGGAGTATCCCGGCGGTGCGCGCCACCTCGCGGTCGACGGCCGCGCCGCGGGCGACCACCGTCCGGCGGAACAGCTCGGCGTACTCGTCCTCGCCGAACTCGCGGGTGCGGGTCACCTCGAACGAGCGCAGCAGCGCCGGATTGCCGTCGAACAGCCGTTCCTCGCCGCCCGGCCGGCACAGCGCCACCACGTCGAGCCGGGGGCTGCGGGCCATCATCCGGCGCAGCTCCTCGGCCACCGCCGGGCCGCAGCGCTCATAGGTGAACAGCTTGTCGAGGTCGTCCACCACGAGCATGGTGCGGCCCTCGATGCACTCGCGGACCCGGGCCTGCAGCCACAGCACCGCGTCGCTGACCGGCAGCGACGGGAACACCTGGTCCGACACCCACAGGGTCTGCCGGACGACGCCGCGTTCGGTCAGCACCCGTTCCAGCTCCGCCACGGCGGTGCCCTTGCCGGTGCCCTCGGGGCCGGCGATCAGCAGCCGGACCGGCTCTCCGGCGAGGCGGCCGGCGAGGGCGCGCCGCACCGCGTCGGCCAACTCCGGCTGGCCCACGATCACCTCGCCCTCGTCACCGGCCGGAACGAGAACGCCGTCGGGCGACTCGTCGGCGGCGGACCCGGCGGCGCCCGACCTGGCGAAGCGCTCGGTCAACGGGTTGGGCACGACCCGGCGGCGCTCGTACAGCCGGCGCAGGTCGACCTGGAACGCCCGGACCGGCACCCGCGAGCGCGGGGTCGTGGCGGCGTCGGGCAGGCCCTGCACCGCGCCGGTGAACCGGACGGCCATGTCCAGCCAGGCCCGGCACGCGTCGGCCTCGCCGGCGACCAGCCCGCGGGCCAGCCAGGTGCGGACCTCGTTCTGCCAGGCGTCGACAGCGAAGTCGGGTCGCAGGGCCCGGACGCGCTCCTGCACGGTCTCGTAGCGGCCGGTGCCGAGCGCGACGGCCAGCTCGGCGGGGGCGGCGGCCTTCGCGTCGGCCTGCAGCAGCAGCCGGGCCAGCGCGGTGTCGAGCGGATCGCCGTCCGGCACGGCGTCGAGCAGCCGCTCGTGCGCGGCGCCCAGCCCCGAGGCCGTCCACTCCAGATAGCCGACCGGGCCCGCCAGCTCGGGCAGCAGGGCCAGCTCCTCGTCCGTGACGGCCTCGGCCCACAGCCCGCCGAGGTCGCCCTGGGGGGCGGTGAGGTCCCGCTCCCGCTGTTCGGGGTCGGCGGCCCGCCGGTCGAACAGCCCCACGAGCGCCAGCCGCCGGGTCTCCAGCGGCTCCAGGCCCTCGAACACGTCCAGGCAGTCGCGGGCGAGCCCGTACATCAGCTCACGTCGTTCACGGTCGTCGCCGGCGGGCTCGGGCAGCCACAGCCCCGGGGGGCGCCAGCGTCCGCCCTGCGACAGCCAGGTCATCGGGTCTCGGACGGCGGGCTCGGGCCGCGCCAGGAAATCCGACAGCAGCTCGTAGTCGATGTCCCCGCGCGACCCGGCCCGGATGGCCGCGGCGCCCAGCAGGAAGGTGAGCAGCGACCACAGCTCGGCCCCGGCGGGGGACGTGCCGGGGCCGTAGAAGTCGCTCAGCGACCGGGCCAGCGTCTCGGCCCGCTCGTCGCCATTGCAGTCCGCGGCGCGTTCGCGGAGCCGCTCGTAGAGGCCGTCGGGCACCCGCCAGGGCCCGTGGGCGTAGACGTCCAGGACGGGCTCGTCGGTCAGCAGCAGCTCCAGATGCTCCGGCAGCCGTGGCGCGCTCACGCTCGTCCGTCCTTCACTTCGGGGAGGGTCTCCATCAAACTGCTGCAACCCTATGTGAACCTCCCATGGGTCGGGGCGGGCCTCGGGCCCTATGCTCTGGGGCTGAGGTGAGTGAACAATCGGGTCTCGACGACGGGGCGCTGCGGATCGTGCGCACGGCCCGTCCTCCCGGCCTGTCCTTGGCCGGGGAGATCGACGACGTCACCTATCCCGCGCTGGTCGCGGCGTTGGAGGGGCTCGCCGGGGAGTGCGCCTCGGGGGATCTGCACCTGGATCTGTCGCGGGTGGGGTTCTGCGACGTGGCGGGCCTGCGGGCGATGGTGGGGCTGGCCGAGCGCCTCGGCGACGGACGCCGGGTGGTGCTGCACGCCCCGGCCGCCCCGTTGCGGACGGTGTTGCGGGTGGTCGGGTGGGACGACGCCCGAGGGCTGGTGGTGGACGGGTGACGCACCGGAGGGCGGGGGGCGAGCCGGCCGTCGACGCGGAGCTGGTGGAGTCCGTGGAGGCGGGCGCGGAGCTGCTGCGCGAGGTGTGCGACCAGGCGCTGGAGGCGCTGGGGTCCACGGTGCCGCCGACGCAGCTCCGGGCGCTGTTGATCGTCGACCGGTTCGACCGGCTGAACCTCAACACGCTGGCCCAGGAGATGCGGGCGTCCAACTCGGCGACCAGCCGGCTGTGCGATCGACTGCAGGCGTCCGGCCTGATCGTGCGCGAGGCGGCGGCGCGCGACCGCCGGGAGGTGGTGATCTCGCTCAGCCTGCCGGGCCGGCGGCTGGTGGGATGGGCCCGCCGGCAGCGGCGGCGGGAGCTGGCGAAGGTCATCGACACGATGAGCCCGGCGGGCCGGGAGGCACTGGTCAACGGACTGTCGGCGTTCCGGGCGGCGCTGGACGGTCACCCCTGAACCTTCCTTTACCCACCTCACCGGACAAACGTCCGGCAGCCGGTTGGCAGCGCACGCGCCGTGCTGGATAGTTGACCCATGGAAATCAACCGCCGGGCGTCCGGCGGAGTCGCTTCGACCGGGAGGAGGAATCCCCCGTGCGGCAACTGACCCTGACCACGCGCGGGCGGGACGGCTGCGCCGTCATCAGCCTGCGCGGCGAACTGGACATCGCCAGCGCCGACGATCTGCGCCGGCACCTGCACGCCGCGCGCCGGACGCACGGCGACCATCTCGTCCTCGACCTCGACGACCTGGAGTTCATGGACTCCCACGGGTTGTCGGTCATCATCGGCTGTCACAAGGCCGTCACCGCCGGCGCGGGCAGCCTGGCGCTCACCGGAGCGCGCCCGATCGTCCGCCGCACCCTGCAGATCACCGGCCTGGACCGGAGGCTCTCGCTGTACGACACGGTCGAGGAGGCCACCGCGTCCACCGCGCGGACCGCCCGGACGGCCCCCGCGCCCGCCCCGCCGGCCGGGGAGGCCGCCACGAGGCCGGAGGCCACGCCCGCCTGAAGGGCCGAACGCGTGAGCCGCCCGCACCCGGATGCCGGGTGCGGGCGGTCGTCACAGGGACGAGAGGTCGGGGCGCTTGGGGTCGCGGCCGTCTCCGCTGGAACGGCCCTGGATCCGCCGCTGCACCCACGGCAGGAAGTACGTCCTCGCCCAGTACAGGTCCTCGCGGCGCTGCGCACGCCAGTCGAGGACGGCTCCTCGGGGCGGCCACGGGTCGTTCCACCGTTCCTCGACGGGCACGCCGAGCACCTCGCACACCCGCAGCGCCATCCGTCGATGCCCCTCGGACGACAGGTGGAGCCGGTCCTCGTGCCAGGCCCTGGGGTCGTTCAGCACGCTCACGGGCCACAGGTCCACCAGCAGGCAGTCGCGCCGGTCGGCGATGGCCCGCAGGTGCATGTTGAACGTGGCCGCCTTGCCGCGCGGCACGGCCCGGGTGAGCCCGCGCGGGTCGAAGCCGGTGAAGATCAGCACTCGGGCGCCGGCGCCGCGCAGTCGACGGACGGCCTCGTCGAACCGGACGGCGAGCGCGTCCGGGTCGGCCCCGGGACGGAGCATGTCGTTGCCGCCGCCGCCGAAGGTCACCAGGTCGGGCCGCATCTCCACGGCCCTGGGCACCTGGTCCTCGACCATCTGGTGCAGCAGCTTGCCGCGCACGGCCAGGTTGGCGTACCGCAACCCGGGCCGGTGCGCGGCCAGCCGTTCGGCCACCCGGTCGGCCCACCCGCGGTACCGGTCGTCGCCGGACGGGTCGGGATCATTGAGGCCCTCGGTGAAGCTGTCGCCGATCGCCACGTAGCTGTCGAACCCGCCGAGGCCCGACGCGTCCTTCACGGAGTCATCGATCACGTCATGAGATGGTGCAACACGCAAGCCCCCCTACGCGACCGTAGCCTGCGGCCCTCCCGGACGGGCGGCGGTCACGTCCAGGCCGGGCCCGCGCCGACCGCGGGGCCGGCGGCGTGCACCTTCAGCGCGTGCTGCACCAGCACGATCAGGGCCTGCTTGGTGGACTCCCGGTTGCGGGCGTCGACCTGGACGATGGGCACCTCGGGGCCGACGGTCAGCGCCTCGCGGATCTCCTCGGCGGAGTGCGAGAACTCACCGTGGAAGCCGTTCACGCCCATGACGTACGGCAGGCCCGACTCCTCGAAGTAGTCGATGGCCGCGAAGCAGTCCGACAGGCGCCGGGTGTCGACCAGCACCACCGCGCCGATCGCCCCGCGCACCAGGTCGTCCCACATGAACCAGAACCGGTGCTGGCCGGGGGTGCCGAACAGGTACAGGATGAGGTCGCTGTCGAGCGTGACCCGACCGAAGTCCATCGCCACCGTGGTGGTGGTCTTGTCCGGGACCGCGGTCAGGTCGTCGATCTCGACACTGGCGGCCGTCATCACCGCCTCGGTGGTGAGCGGCATGATCTCCGAAACCGAGCCGACGAACGTCGTCTTGCCGACCCCGAAGCCCCCGCCGACCACGATCTTCACGGAGGTCATCGAGGCGCCGCCGTCGGGGGGACGGCGCATCGGATCAGAGCTTTCGTAGACCACTGAGCACCCTTTCAAGCAAACGTACGTCGGGCTGCGCGTCGGCCGGGCGCGCCTGGTGCAGCCGCAGCAGCCCCTCGTGGGCCATGTCGGCGATGAGCACGCGGGTGACCCCGAGCGGCAGGCGCAGCAGCGCGGACACCTCCGCCACCGACCGCCAGGACCGGCACAGGTCGATGATCGCCCGGTACTCCGGCGTGAGGGTGGTGACGTCGCGCGGCGGGTACGGGGCCGCCGACACCAGGGCCTCGATGGCCAGGTCGTAGCGCGGCCGGGTGCGTCCGCCCGTCACGGTGTACGGGCGCACCAGCGAACGCCGGTCCCCGGTCGCCGCCTCCCCCGCCGGGTCGCCGGGCCAGGACTGCCGGGCGGGGTCGCCGGAACGCTCGGGACCGCCCGGCCCGCCCCGGCCGGGCCCGCCCGGTCCGGCGCCGTAATGCCGCCTGCCGTGCTCCACCACGGTGCCTTCCGTCAGAGCCTCGAGAGGCTTCGGTCAGGGTCGCTAGCGGGGCGGGCCGGCGCCCAGTTCGGTGCGCAGGGCCGGGGTCAGCACCCGGCCCACCCGCTCCACCAGCAGGGTCATCTCGTACGCCACCAGACCCAGGTCGCAGTCCGGGGCCGCGAGCACGGCGAACACCGCGCCGTTGCGGATCGCCATCACGAACAGCAGACCGCGTTCCATCTCCACCACGGTCTGGCTGACGCCGCCCGCGTCGAAGATCTGCGCCGCCCCCGCGGTCAGGCTGGTCAGCCCGGAGGCGATCGCCGAGAGCTGGTCGGCGCGCTCGGGCGGGAAACCGTCCGAGAACGCCAGCGGCAGCCCGTCGGAGGAGACCACGACGGCGTGGGCGGCCTTCGGAACCCGGTCCACGAAGTTCGTGACCAGCCAGTTGAGATCCTGCCGGCTCACGCGGATCCTCCCCTCTCATCGTCGCCCCGCGCCGGTCCGGCTCCGCCGGCCCCGGGTGGGGCGATCTCGTCGCTGTCGGCGGGCTGCCGGGGACGGGCTTCCGTCCGCCCCCGGTGCACGCCGCGTTGCAGGCTGGCGAAGCGGTCGCGCACCGCGTCGGCGGGTCTCGCCGGGGCGGGCGCGGGCCGGGCGGGGGGCTGCTGGCCCACCGCTCCGGGCACCCGGTTGCGTCCGGGCACCCGCTTGGGCAGTCCCGCCCTGGTGACGCCGCCCGCCGCCGGCTCCCGGACGACCTGGGCGGCCTGCCACCCCTCGTCGCCGGGCGACCGCCAGGCGTCGGTCGGGGCCTCGGGCGCGCCCTCGTCGCGGCGCTGGAACCACTCGGACTCCATCGCGTCGAAGATCGGCGAGCGCTCGGGGCGGCCGGGGACCGCGCCCGGGGGCCGCGGGTCCTCCGCCGCGCCCCAGGACACCCCCTCGGGGGGACGGGCCGGCGGGGCCGGCGCGGGTCGTTCGCCGGGCTGCTCCGGGGCGGGGCCGGGCGATGGGAAGCCCGGCAGGTGCGCCGCCAGTTCGGGCCGGCCGATCGTGGGCGGGAGCTGGGGTCCGTCCGACACCATGGGCTGCGGTCCCGTCTGGTCGCCCGGCGCCCGGCGGCGCGGACCGCCCGGGCCTGCGCCGGTGGCGGGCGGCGGAGCGGTGTCGTGTCCGGGGGCCGGTGGCTGATGCACCCCGCCCACGACGGGCCGGGCGCCGGTGGTGCCCGCGTCGCCGGACGCCGCGGGGCGCACGGGCGTCCTGGGCGGGCCGCCGACGGCGGGCGGCGACCCGGGGTCGCGGAGGGCGGGCTGGGAGCCGGTGTCGCGCAGGGCCGGCTGCGGCCCGGTGCCGAGCCCGTCCCGGCGGCCGAGGGGGCCGGCGGGGCCCGCGGGGCCCGCGGGACCGACGGAGCGGCCGGAGCCCAGGGCGGGCGGGCCTGCGGCGGACGGGCCGGCCGCGACCGCCGGGGCGGCCACGCCGGCGGCCACCGGGGTCGGCGTCCACGCGGCGCTGCTCACGCCGTCGACGTCCGAGCCGGTCGCCGGGTCCAGCCGCTGTGCCGGGGCGGCGCCGGCGTCGTGCTCGCCGCGGGCGATGACCGAGGCGGGCAGCAGCACGAACGCGGTGATGCCGCCCGACAGCGCGGGCCTCAGCTCGACCCGGATGCCGTGCCGGACGGCCAGGCGGCCGACCACGAACAGGCCCATGCGGCGGGCCGCGGAGAAGTCGATGACCGGCGGGTTGGCGAGCCGCCAGTTGGCCTGCTCCAGATCGTCGGAGGAGATGCCGACGCCGTTGTCGGTGATCTGCAGCATCGCGCCGCCGCCGCTGAGCAGGTGCCCGGAGACGGTGACCTTGGTGTGCTGCGGGGAGAACACGGTGGCGTTCTCCACCAGCTCGGCCACCAGGTGCACCAGGTCGTTGACCACGTTGCCGGTGACCGACACGTCGCCCTGCACCCGGAGCGCGATCCGCTCGTACTGCTCGACCTCCGACAGCGAGGCCCGCACGATGTCGATCAGCGGCACCGGCTGGTTCCACCGGCGCGCCTGCTCCTGGCCGCCGAGGACCAGCAGGTTCTCGCAGTTGCGGCGCATGCGGGTGGCCAGGTGGTCGAGCTGGAACAGGCTGGCGAGCTGCTCGGCGTCCTGCTCGCTCTGCTCCAGCTCGTCGATCAGGCGGAGCTGACGTTCGATGAGGGACTGCATGCGGCGCGAGAGGTTGACGAACATCGCGTTGATGTTGCCGCGCAGCACGGCCTCGTCGGCCGCCAGCCGCACCGCCTCGCGGTGGACCTCGTCGAACGCCCGCGCCACCTGGCCGATCTCGTCGGTGGTGTGGATCTCGATGGGGTCGACCTCGATGCCGCCGGCCGCGGCCTGCGGGTCGCGGAGCCGTTCCACCAGGCCCGGCAGCCGGGTGCCGGCCACCTCCAGGGCGCCGTCGCGGAGCCGCCGCAGCGGGCGGACCAGCGAACGGGCGATCAGCGCGGTCGCCAGCAGCACCAGCAGCACGATCGCGGCGGTGATGCCCCCGTCGACCAGGGCCGCGTTCTGCGCGGCGGACCGCTCGTCGCGGGCCCGGGCCAGCAGTTGGTCGCCCAGCCGCCGTTCGGCCACCCGCATCTGGTCGACCATCGCGGTCATCGACTGCCGCAGCGACTTGGCGGTGCCCGCGCCGAGCAGGTCGGAGGGCAGCAGGCCGGTGCGCGAGGCGCCGACGCCGGCGATCATCCGCTGGCGCAGCTCCCTGGCCTTGTCGACCTGTGGGCCGACGACGGTGTCCTCCAT
The DNA window shown above is from Thermomonospora umbrina and carries:
- a CDS encoding sensor histidine kinase; this encodes MQPIETGGDVPRAGAAGDRPDPAPRRGGRLRPRNWRVAQRLVALVLIPTVAALVLGGLRISESRTSADAYGRVERLAELGNGVATLVQEFAAERDLTVGYIADGRSASRIDDVRAQYGKVDAVTDDLRRLATGIDGSFSADAAADARRVLSRLDGVRSLRTISTGTSVPSFTVLEKYSESIDELIGIIDGISRDVADERLAETARAMAAMARAKEQVSRQRALLITGTANRRLDSDELSALIGSRAREDSELVIFRQAATLDQRQMMEDTVVGPQVDKARELRQRMIAGVGASRTGLLPSDLLGAGTAKSLRQSMTAMVDQMRVAERRLGDQLLARARDERSAAQNAALVDGGITAAIVLLVLLATALIARSLVRPLRRLRDGALEVAGTRLPGLVERLRDPQAAAGGIEVDPIEIHTTDEIGQVARAFDEVHREAVRLAADEAVLRGNINAMFVNLSRRMQSLIERQLRLIDELEQSEQDAEQLASLFQLDHLATRMRRNCENLLVLGGQEQARRWNQPVPLIDIVRASLSEVEQYERIALRVQGDVSVTGNVVNDLVHLVAELVENATVFSPQHTKVTVSGHLLSGGGAMLQITDNGVGISSDDLEQANWRLANPPVIDFSAARRMGLFVVGRLAVRHGIRVELRPALSGGITAFVLLPASVIARGEHDAGAAPAQRLDPATGSDVDGVSSAAWTPTPVAAGVAAPAVAAGPSAAGPPALGSGRSVGPAGPAGPAGPLGRRDGLGTGPQPALRDTGSQPALRDPGSPPAVGGPPRTPVRPAASGDAGTTGARPVVGGVHQPPAPGHDTAPPPATGAGPGGPRRRAPGDQTGPQPMVSDGPQLPPTIGRPELAAHLPGFPSPGPAPEQPGERPAPAPPARPPEGVSWGAAEDPRPPGAVPGRPERSPIFDAMESEWFQRRDEGAPEAPTDAWRSPGDEGWQAAQVVREPAAGGVTRAGLPKRVPGRNRVPGAVGQQPPARPAPAPARPADAVRDRFASLQRGVHRGRTEARPRQPADSDEIAPPGAGGAGPARGDDERGGSA
- a CDS encoding SGNH/GDSL hydrolase family protein, with amino-acid sequence MIDDSVKDASGLGGFDSYVAIGDSFTEGLNDPDPSGDDRYRGWADRVAERLAAHRPGLRYANLAVRGKLLHQMVEDQVPRAVEMRPDLVTFGGGGNDMLRPGADPDALAVRFDEAVRRLRGAGARVLIFTGFDPRGLTRAVPRGKAATFNMHLRAIADRRDCLLVDLWPVSVLNDPRAWHEDRLHLSSEGHRRMALRVCEVLGVPVEERWNDPWPPRGAVLDWRAQRREDLYWARTYFLPWVQRRIQGRSSGDGRDPKRPDLSSL
- a CDS encoding roadblock/LC7 domain-containing protein; this translates as MSRQDLNWLVTNFVDRVPKAAHAVVVSSDGLPLAFSDGFPPERADQLSAIASGLTSLTAGAAQIFDAGGVSQTVVEMERGLLFVMAIRNGAVFAVLAAPDCDLGLVAYEMTLLVERVGRVLTPALRTELGAGPPR
- a CDS encoding GTP-binding protein, whose protein sequence is MTSVKIVVGGGFGVGKTTFVGSVSEIMPLTTEAVMTAASVEIDDLTAVPDKTTTTVAMDFGRVTLDSDLILYLFGTPGQHRFWFMWDDLVRGAIGAVVLVDTRRLSDCFAAIDYFEESGLPYVMGVNGFHGEFSHSAEEIREALTVGPEVPIVQVDARNRESTKQALIVLVQHALKVHAAGPAVGAGPAWT
- a CDS encoding DUF742 domain-containing protein; translation: MEHGRRHYGAGPGGPGRGGPGGPERSGDPARQSWPGDPAGEAATGDRRSLVRPYTVTGGRTRPRYDLAIEALVSAAPYPPRDVTTLTPEYRAIIDLCRSWRSVAEVSALLRLPLGVTRVLIADMAHEGLLRLHQARPADAQPDVRLLERVLSGLRKL